From a single Hevea brasiliensis isolate MT/VB/25A 57/8 unplaced genomic scaffold, ASM3005281v1 Scaf1, whole genome shotgun sequence genomic region:
- the LOC110646870 gene encoding uncharacterized protein LOC110646870: MTNPISKSLILILLALFLVSSSLASTDVPFIVANKKATLNRLKSGSERVSVSIDIYNQGTSTAYDVSLVDDRWPQDIFDVISGNTSQSWERLDAGGILSHSFELEGKVKGMFYGSPAVITFRIPTKSALQEAYSTPILPLDVLAERPPEKKFEWVSFLLIFFLGI, encoded by the exons ATGACAAATCCAATTAGCAAGTCGCTAATCTTGATATTGTTAGCACTCTTTTTGGTGTCGTCGTCGCTCGCTAGCACAGATGTTCCCTTCATAGTAGCCAATAAGAAGGCCACTCTCAACAGGCTCAAATCCGGCTCCGAACGCGTCTCCGTCTCCATAGATATCTACAATCAGGGAACTTC GACTGCTTATGATGTAAGTCTTGTTGATGATCGCTGGCCTCAAGATATATTTGATGTCATCAGTGGCAACACTTCACAGTCATGGGAAAGACTTGATGC TGGTGGTATCCTGTCACACTCTTTTGAATTGGAGGGCAAAGTGAAAGGAATGTTTTATGGTTCCCCAGCAGTTATTACTTTTCGCATTCCCACTAAGTCGGCTCTACAG GAGGCATATTCAACTCCCATACTGCCTCTAGATGTCCTTGCCGAGAGACCTCCTGAAAAGAAGTTTGAGTGGGTAAGTTTcttgctgattttttttttaggtatataA